From a single Fusarium fujikuroi IMI 58289 draft genome, chromosome FFUJ_chr03 genomic region:
- a CDS encoding related to Transcription factor ACEII, which translates to MPVLDEQHLPHYREASQLHASDSLCPELLTAMSDLRQACDRCHSKKLKCTKIPASSVCTRCAKAGVTCLFSPPTRSLRHPDNAVFNWSMLGLDEPAIEPVPSINLDQFITTPPVSQVTDPPPPPPAQVTEISQLSDLMAGLDRLQTNFPTSQRDHLSARELTEFMKICKFDLGSFLEDLLQRSQKLLHLYPEVLKRLEPEDINCDAPDCIHNAQKEYLLSKSRVPIDQSLIHLIMACHLRLLDIFDMITNHGRMCAHAVPLLPREHEPKFDMPEIKIGSFVAPKISAASMMIAMVIELQHSLSSRAEELEGAVSLAVGNESKTAKIISLQCESLKERASDTLDGLCSLRDNLMKLGVIR; encoded by the coding sequence ATGCCTGTCCTCGACGAACAACACCTTCCCCACTATCGCGAGGCTTCCCAATTACACGCAAGCGACTCTCTTTGTCCCGAATTACTCACTGCCATGTCAGATCTACGACAAGCGTGTGATCGATGTCacagcaagaagctcaaatgTACGAAAAtcccagcttcttctgtttgCACTCGCTGTGCCAAAGCTGGAGTCACCTGTCTCTTCAGCCCTCCAACTCGATCTTTGCGCCATCCTGACAATGCAGTCTTCAACTGGTCTATGCTTGGCTTGGACGAACCTGCAATCGAACCAGTTCCAAGCATCAACCTGGATCAATTTATCACAACACCTCCTGTTAGCCAAGTTACAGatccacctccacctccaccagcTCAAGTCACTGAGATATCTCAGTTGTCAGATCTCATGGCTGGACTGGATCGCCTACAGACCAACTTTCCAACCTCGCAACGAGATCATTTATCTGCAAGGGAACTCACAGAGTTCATGAAGATATGCAAGTTTGATCTTGGATCATTCCTCGAAGATCTGCTACAACGTTCACAGAAGCTACTTCACTTATACCCTGAAGTTCTCAAACGACTTGAACCCGAGGATATCAACTGTGATGCCCCGGACTGCATACATAACGCACAAAAGGAATATTTGCTCTCAAAGTCCAGAGTTCCAATCGACCAGTCCCTTATTCACCTCATTATGGCCTGTCACCTAAGACTACTGGATATCTTTGACATGATCACTAACCATGGGCGTATGTGTGCTCATGCTGTGCCGCTTTTACCCAGAGAACACGAGCCCAAGTTCGACATGCCCGAGATCAAGATAGGCTCTTTCGTTGCCCCGAAAATCTCGGCAGCTTCAATGATGATTGCAATGGTGATCGAGCTCCAGCATTCCCTGAGCTCAAGGGCAGAAGAACTGGAAGGTGCGGTATCATTAGCTGTCGGCAATGAGTCGAAAACAGCAAAAATCATTAGTCTTCAATGCGAGTCATTGAAAGAACGGGCTTCAGACACTCTTGACGGTCTTTGTTCTCTTCGAGACAACCTTATGAAACTTGGTGTCATCAGATGA
- a CDS encoding probable calcium P-type ATPase translates to MDDITSIPDSRYGGSGEGSNSNPNFDAGSHDQPKIDNTMNPQPEPHDVDPPFNLHDDEHIQGNNFAFTPSQLHRLLTAKNISALRAFGGLLGLAAGLRTDISAGLSADETTLDGTVTLDEAVASGSLERPPVLSAASPPPSPPLLHNGLFEHRDNHFVDRKRVFGDNRLPQIAQKSFFRLLWIAFNDKLIILLTISASISLAIGIYQSVDKSIGASRVEWVDGVTIVVAILVIIIASAATDWQKNYKFKKVNERKQQRDVTVMRSGKLQRIPVQHVVVGDLLHLEAGDVVAVDGVLVQASSLQMNESSISGEADLVHKTVPRPNHAATSRIDPFILSGTTVARGVGSYLVTAVGVNSTYGRILMSLRDDVKETPLQAKLGRLGKQLIVIGAVAGSIFFLVLFIRFMVTLHTVTGGPSQKAEDFLHILILAVTVVVITVPEGLALNVTVALAFATKRMLRDNNLVRLIRSCEIMGNATTVCSDKTGTLTQNKMTVVAGRVGLESYFDDTDLVVPDPDSSMSRASTIKYDSSIDMAKSLSPECRRLIKDSIALNSTAFENDDSGTATFMGSSTETALLHFSRQHLGMNNLAEERANCPIVAILPFDSSRKWMAVLVKINDDRYRLLVKGAAEVVFEYCAFVVLDPTFRVPIARLSENDRASYRNTIEDYANRMLRPVAIAYRDFSAQDIFDGPDDDPDNINLEWLASGMIFIGAFGIRDPLRPEVVESVRQCQAAGVFVRMVTGDNFLTAKAIATECGIYTAGGIAMDGPTFRDLTPEQLDAVIPRLQVLARSSPEDKLLLVTHLKRMNETVAVTGDGTNDGLALKAADVGFAMGIQGTEVAKEAASIILLDDNFASIVKALAWGRTVNDSVKKFCQFQFTINITAGIITVVSELVGDAVFTVVQLLWINLIMDIFASLGYATDHPSPDFLKRKPEPRNASIISITMWKMIICQAIYQLIVIFVVHYAGWDLFNPDTEFEIEKLQTLVLNIYVWMQFFNQHNCRRVDNKLDIWYQGFLRNPWFIGVQLITIAGQFVIVFKGGEAFDTTPLTGAQWGWSLLFGVMSIPLGALIRQIPDSLVQSLFNLIGDSWLAIWRPTRALLSKAFSCFKRKKADDKEAQQPEQEMGPVENILHMMHLTHEPDEDETPMTQEQREAMERSDQTRMMKEKEKKKRDIDLHGLVEAAKLGREHKGAILEIHPKTLKDDPILRTSSGKNSTLPPSQDAEFMKFVAINTRRPRQPRRTNPRVPVRPAQRRQQEQKSSWRHHVSWEGLLRSKRR, encoded by the exons ATGGACGACATCACGAGTATTCCTGATTCACGCTATGGCGGCTCTGGCGAAGGGTCCAACTCCAACCCCAACTTTGACGCTGGTAGTCACGACCAGCCGAAGATTGATAACACGATGAATCCTCAACCCGAACCCCACGACGTCGACCCGCCTTTCAATTTGCACGACGACGAACATATCCAGGGCAACAACTTTGCTTTTACCCCATCTCAACTACATCGACTCCTGACCGCCAAGAATATCTCCGCTCTGCGCGCGTTTGGAGGCTTGTTGGGTTTAGCCGCTGGTCTTCGAACCGATATCTCAGCAGGACTAAGCGCCGACGAAACAACATTGGATGGAACCGTCACTCTGGACGAAGCTGTAGCCTCTGGCAGCCTTGAACGACCGCCAGTTCTATCAGCAGCATCCCCTCCACCGTCGCCGCCGCTGTTACACAATGGGTTATTCGAACATCGCGATAACCACTTTGTCGATCGAAAACGAGTATTTGGGGATAACCGCCTGCCCCAAATAGCACAGAAATCTTTCTTCAGACTATTATGGATAGCATTCAATGATAAACTCATCATTTTGTTAACTATTTCTGCATCCATCTCACTCGCTATTGGTATCTACCAGTCCGTCGACAAGTCGATAGGCGCATCGCGTGTTGAGTGGGTAGATGGTGTGACAATTGTGGTTGCGATCCTCGTCATTATCATCGCAAGCGCAGCGACCGATTGGCAGAAGAATtacaagttcaagaaggtcaaTGAGCGAAAACAACAAAGGGACGTGACGGTGATGCGCTCGGGTAAACTCCAGCGCATTCCTGTTCaacatgttgttgttggtgatctTTTACACCTCGAGGCTGGCGATGTTGTTGCCGTGGATGGTGTTCTTGTGCAAGCTTCGAGTCTGCAGATGAACGAGTCTTCCATCTCGGGAGAGGCTGATCTTGTACACAAGACCGTACCAAGGCCAAACCATGCAGCTACATCACGAATTGACCCCTTCATTCTCAGTGGAACCACTGTCGCACGCGGTGTCGGCTCCTATCTCGTTACCGCCGTTGGTGTCAACTCGACTTATGGCCGTATCCTCATGTCGTTGAGAGACGACGTCAAGGAGACACCACTCCAGGCGAAGCTTGGCCGTCTTGGCAAGCAACTTATTGTTATTGGTGCTGTTGCAGGTTCCATCTTTTTtcttgtcctcttcatccgctTCATGGTCACTCTTCACACCGTTACTGGTGGGCCATCTCAGAAGGCAGAAGACTTTTTACATATTCTGATTCTGGCCGTCACGgtcgtcgtcatcactgTCCCAGAAGGCCTGGCGCTGAATGTGACTGTTGCACTGGCCTTTGCCACGAAGCGTATGCTCCGAGATAACAACTTGGTGCGATTGATCAGGTCGTGTGAAATTATGGGAAACGCGACGACAGTTTGCTCCGACAAAACAGGTACCCTGACACAGAACAAGATGACCGTTGTGGCTGGACGTGTTGGCCTGGAGTCTTACTTTGACGACACCGACCTGGTTGTTCCGGATCCCGATTCGTCCATGTCGCGTGCCTCAACTATCAAGTACGACAGTTCGATTGACATGGCAAAGTCACTCTCTCCAGAATGTCGGCGGTTGATCAAGGACAGTATCGCTCTCAACTCCACGGCCTTTGAGAATGATGACTCTGGTACCGCTACTTTTATGGGCTCAAGCACTGAGACTGCTCTGCTACACTTTAGTCGTCAGCATCTTGGTATGAATAATTTGGCTGAGGAGAGGGCCAACTGCCCCATTGTTGCGATCCTTCCGTTCGACTCTTCCCGAAAATGGATGGCAGTCTTGGTCAAGATCAATGACGATCGCTATCGACTTCTCGTCAAAGGAGCAGCGGAAGTTGTGTTTGAATATTGTGCTTTTGTCGTTTTGGACCCGACATTCAGAGTACCAATTGCACGACTCTCGGAGAATGACCGTGCAAGCTATCGTAACACAATTGAGGACTACGCCAACAGGATGCTTCGACCTGTCGCCATTGCATACCGAGACTTTAGCGCGCAGGATATCTTTGATGGCCCAGACGACGACCCCGATAACATTAATCTAGAATGGTTGGCCTCTGGCATGATCTTCATCGGTGCCTTTGGCATTCGTGACCCATTGCGCCCCGAAGTTGTGGAATCAGTTCGTCAATGTCAGGCTGCTGGAGTATTCGTTCGCATGGTTACAGGTGACAACTTCTTGACCGCCAAGGCTATTGCAACGGAATGTGGTATCTACACAGCTGGTGGTATTGCCATGGATGGACCAACATTTCGAGATTTGACACCTGAGCAGCTCGACGCTGTTATTCCAAGACTGCAAGTCTTGGCTCGTTCAAGCCCTGAGGATAAACTGCTTCTGGTAACACACCTAAAGCGCATGAATGAGACGGTCGCTGTGACTGGTGATGGTACGAATGACGGTCTGGCATTGAAGGCGGCGGACGTCGGGTTTGCTATGGGTATCCAGGGTACCGAAGTTGCCAAGGAGGCTGCatccatcatccttcttgacgacAACTTTGCCTCCATTGTAAAGGCTTTGGCATGGGGTCGAACTGTGAATGACTCCGTCAAGAAATTTTGCCAG TTCCAattcaccatcaacatcaccgcAGGTATCATCACTGTCGTTTCCGAGCTCGTTGGCGACGCTGTCTTCACCGTCGTTCAATTGCTTTGGATCAACTTGATCATGGATATCTTTGCCTCTCTTGGTTATGCTACCGATCACCCCTCGCCCGACTTCCTCAAGCGAAAGCCTGAGCCTCGTAACGCTTCCATCATTTCCATCACTATGTGGAAGATGATCATTTGCCAAGCCATCTACCAGTTGATAGTCATCTTTGTTGTTCACTACGCTGGATGGGATCTCTTCAACCCCGACACTGAAttcgagattgagaagctccAGACATTGGTGCTCAATATCTACGTCTGGATGCAGTTCTTTAATCAACACAACTGTCGCCGCGTAGATAACAAGCTGGATATTTGGTATCAAGGATTCTTGCGCAACCCTTGGTTCATTGGCGTTCAACTTATCACTATCGCTGGCCAATTCGTTATCGTCTTCAAGGGAGGTGAAGCATTTGACACAACGCCCCTTACAGGTGCCCAATGGGGATGGAGCTTGCTCTTTGGTGTCATGTCAATTCCACTGGGAGCCTTGATTCGACAGATCCCTGATAGCCTAGTCCAGAGCCTTTTCAACTTGATCGGGGACTCTTGGCTTGCAATTTGGCGTCCGACTCGCGCGCTCCTGTCAAAGGCCTTTAGCTGCTTCAAGCGTAAGAAGGCCGATGACAAGGAAGCCCAACAACCTGAGCAAGAAATGGGTCCTGTTGAGAACATCCTCCACATGATGCACTTGACCCACGAGCCGGATGAAGACGAGACGCCCATGACACAAGAACAGCGTGAAGCAATGGAGAGGTCGGACCAAACACGAATgatgaaagagaaggaaaagaagaagcgagatATCGACTTGCACGGCCTTGTCGAAGCCGCCAAGCTAGGAAGAGAGCACAAAGGCGCCATTTTGGAGATTCACCCCAAGACACTCAAAGACGACCCAATTCTAAGAACCAGTAGTGGTAAAAACAGTACGCTGCCACCAAGTCAAGACGCCGAATTTATGAAATTCGTCGCCATAAACACACGACGGCCTCGACAGCCGAGACGAACAAATCCTCGAGTTCCGGTACGACCGGCTCAACGACGACAGCAAGAGCAGAAGAGTTCCTGGAGACATCATGTTTCGTGGGAGGGACTACTCAGATCTAAGAGACGATAA
- a CDS encoding protein kinase P1/eIF-2a-like protein translates to MSLIPYQPHEGREIVLRHHNAIVVRDSQSHRLEIRGISTCPTCHQPLTRSENPSDRSYDSFGARQETYVDPDYFRMLRAANANNDNSADHPPSPVRRLFGPILGGSSPTTNQTSPSPAPDEAEFVSSTPGVAQAEGSRIRRDAFSPNYFNTFFVEERVLGKGGKGVVLLVRHEIDGCALGEFACKRVPVGDDHAWLEKVLIEVELLAKLSHPNLVSYRHVWLEDVRLTRFGPSVACAFILQQYCNGGDLQQYIVGGAPREATKEELKAQMRRRSKGQLETPVDLLNGNRKLPFDEIYTLFKDITSGVAYLHAANYIHRDLKPSNCLLHREGGRTTCLISDFGEVQPENVVRKSSGTTGTISYCAPEVLKMDVSSGRYANFTTKSDVFSLGMILYFMCFGRLPYQSANALQEELEDVDELRAEITHWQGFQDERRERPDLPSKLYQLLKRLLALNPGERPSANEVLKAMRGESMTFENGASQEPAPNLGIGTRIQNLDSPAPPSTPVPGPRHRHQTSTSDKFEELGALARTTSRDLSPTKSAQSSRLDPHHQSLSRHRGSQSMVMSHSQESHRGSFVTPAVSVSDASEHSEMHERRNSQSPPLLMPPPTTTADALRRRATVFLIRTMHLAGENSALLSYTLRLGLFGIKMITLTRPCWPLMVQPNVGIPLVCIAALDLGMPQMTSYSPALRQGYGDHFASGPRAWGLAMSILLLFLHVTVLWVASGWATLCATNEHDVWADGPW, encoded by the exons ATGTCGCTAATTCCCTACCAGCCCCATGAGGGCCGAGAGATTGTTCT CCGTCACCACAACGCTATCGTTGTTCGCGATTCTCAATCACATCGACTCGAGATCAGAGGCATCTCGACTTGTCCTACATGCCATCAGCCGCTTACTCGTTCCGAGAATCCTTCCGACCGAAGCTATGATTCCTTTGGTGCTCGGCAAGAGACCTATGTCGACCCCGATTACTTTCGCATGCTCCGCGCTGCCAATGCGAATAACGATAATTCCGCCGATCACCCGCCGAGTCCAGTAAGAAGACTTTTTGGTCCTATCTTGGGCGGAAGTAGCCCGACAACAAATCagacatcgccatcgccggcCCCAGATGAGGCCGAGTTTGTGTCGAGTACACCCGGTGTTGCGCAAGCGGAAGGCAGCAGAATACGGCGAGATGCATTCAGTCCCAACTACTTCAACACATTTTTCGTCGAAGAAAGAGTCCTAGGCAAGGGAGGCAAAGGCGTCGTGCTGCTTGTACGGCACGAAATTGACGGATGCGCCCTTGGTGAATTCGCCTGCAAACGAGTCCCTGTCGGAGATGATCACGCCTGGTTAGAGAAGGTTCTCATCGAAgtcgagcttctcgccaagCTTTCCCATCCGAACCTCGTATCGTATCGGCACGTCTGGCTTGAGGATGTTAGACTCACCCGATTTGGCCCCAGTGTCGCTTGCGCATTCATCCTCCAGCAATACTGTAATGGTGGCGACCTCCAACAGTACATCGTTGGCGGAGCACCACGTGAGGCGACCAAagaagagctcaaggctcaGATGCGTCGACGGTCAAAGGGCCAACTCGAAACTCCGGTCGATTTGTTGAACGGCAACCGCAAGCTCCCTTTTGATGAAATCTACACACTGTTCAAGGACATCACATCCGGCGTGGCATATCTCCACGCAGCCAACTACATTCATCGCGATCTGAAACCAAGTAATTGTTTGCTCCATCGTGAGGGTGGCAGAACGACATGCCTTATCAGCGATTTCGGTGAAGTCCAGCCCGAAAATGTCGTCCGCAAATCTTCAGGCACTACCGGAACCATCTCGTACTGCGCCCCCGAGGTCCTCAAAATGGATGTCTCCTCAGGTCGATATGCAAACTTCACCACAAAGTCGGATGTCTTCTCGCTTGGTATGATTCTCTACTTTATGTGCTTCGGGAGACTTCCTTACCAAAGCGCAAATGCTCTGCAAGAAGAACTTGAAGATGTGGATGAACTTCGAGCCGAAATCACTCACTGGCAAGGGTTCCAGGATGAACGACGCGAGCGACCAGATCTTCCCTCAAAGCTATACCAGCTATTGAAGAGATTGTTGGCTCTCAACCCCGGTGAAAGGCCCAGTGCCAATGAGGTTCTCAAAGCCATGCGAGGCGAGTCAATGACCTTCGAGAATGGTGCAAGTCAGGAGCCTGCACCAAATCTTGGGATCGGAACTCGCATACAAAATCTAGACTCGCCCGCTCCCCCAAGTACGCCAGTTCCAG GCCCtcgacatcgtcatcaaacGTCAACATCAGACAAGTTTGAAGAGCTCGGTGCCCTGGCTAGGACTACTTCGAGAGATCTGTCGCCTACTAAGAGTGCACAAAGTTCTCGGCTGGATCCGCACCACCAGTCTCTATCAAGACATCGTGGCTCGCAGTCAATGGTTATGTCCCACAGTCAGGAAAGTCATCGCGGATCTTTTGTAACACCAGCCGTGAGCGTCAGCGACGCATCTGAGCACTCAGAGATGCACGAGAGGCGAAATTCTCAAAGCCCTCCACTTTTGATGCCGCCGCCTACAACCACAGCTGACGCTCTTAGACGGAGAGCAACTGTGTTTCTCATCCGAACCATGCATCTGGCAGGCGAGAACTCTGCGCTACTCAGCTACACCCTTCGCCTTGGCTTGTTTGGCATCAAAATGATTACTCTCACACGTCCCTGCTGGCCACTCATGGTCCAACCGAACGTAGGCATTCCACTCGTCTGTATTGCAGCGCTAGATCTCGGCATGCCACAAATGACGAGCTATTCTCCTGCTCTTAGGCAAGGCTATGGAGATCACTTCGCAAGCGGTCCACGAGCGTGGGGCTTAGCTATGAGCATTCTCCTTTTATTCCTTCATGTTACTGTACTGTGGGTTGCGTCAGGCTGGGCGACGTTGTGTGCCACGAATGAACATGACGTTTGGGCCGATGGGCCGTGGTAA
- a CDS encoding related to purine nucleoside permease, which yields MELPRGLLTLFLQFILLPLIAALPYPLNTLDDEVFAPKVMIISMWSPEAAVWHERLPGSNLGNLASKTIHAPGLSMLFPCATCTEDGSICHVTIGEGEINSATSLMALMLSPKFDFRHTYFLVAGIAGVNPKYGTLGSVAIARYSVQVALQYEIDIRSLPPGWPTGYISYGRDQPYQQPFITYGTEVFELNAQLQDAAYKLASKAQLEDANGPKEYRALYRRMGETYKRASQPPSVIKCDTATSDVYYSGSRLSESFENTTKVWTNGTGVYCMSAQEDNAILEVLVRAAIAKICDFSRVMIYRTGSNFDRPPPDYTDLDHLTAAKQNGFSIAIANIFNAGIEIVKGIIEDWDTTFKAGIRAENYIGDIFGSLGGEPDFGFGSLTHGERIAPDSKSSELANREMDRRRILTQKSLRKI from the exons ATGGAGCTACCAAGAGGTTTACTCACCCTCTTTCTTCAGTTCATCCTCTTGCCTCTAATAGCAGCTTTACCTTATCCCCTAAATACACTAGACGATGAAGTCTTTGCTCCCAAAGTCATGATCATCTCAATG TGGTCTCCCGAAGCTGCAGTCTGGCACGAACGCCTCCCGGGCTCAAATCTAGGCAACCTTGCCTCTAAAACGATTCACGCCCCTGGCCTTTCCATGCTCTTCCCCTGCGCCACCTGCACTGAAGATGGAAGTATCTGCCATGTAACCATCGGCGAAGGGGAGATAAACTCCGCCACTTCACTCATGGCTCTCATGCTCTCCCCCAAGTTTGACTTTCGCCATACATACTTCCTCGTCGCCGGTATAGCTGGCGTGAATCCCAAGTACGGTACTCTTGGTTCAGTTGCCATCGCTCGTTATTCAGTCCAGGTTGCGTTGCAGTATGAGATCGATATAcgatctcttcctccaggCTGGCCCACTGGGTATATCTCATATGGTCGTGACCAGCCTTATCAACAGCCCTTTATCACATATGGCACTGAAGTCTTTGAACTCAACGCTCAACTTCAGGATGCTGCATACAAACTCGCATCAAAGGCTCAGCTGGAAGATGCGAATGGACCAAAGGAGTATCGTGCACTCTACCGCCGAATGGGCGAGACATATAAGCGTGCCTCTCAACCTCCATCTGTCATCAAGTGCGACACTGCTACGAGTGATGTATACTACTCTGGTAGTAGACTCTCCGAGTCCTTTGAGAATACTACCAAAGTGTGGACGAATGGCACTGGCGTCTACTGCATGAGCGCTCAAGAGGATAATGCAATCTTGGAAGTCCTCGTCAGAGCAGCGATTGCAAAGATCTGCGACTTCTCAAGAGTCATGATCTACAGGACAG GTTCCAACTTTGATCGTCCTCCTCCTGACTACACCGACCTAGATCATCTCACCGCCGCCAAACAGAATGGCTTCTCAATCGCTATTGCCAACATTTTCAACGCAGGCATTGAGATCGTAAAAGGCATCATTGAAGATTGGGACACCACGTTCAAAGCTGGTATCAGAGCAGAGAACTACATAGGAGACATCTTCGGTAGCCTCGGTGGTGAGCctgactttggctttggcagTTTGACCCATGGTGAGCGTATTGCGCCAGATAGTAAGAGCAGTGAGTTGGCGAATAGGGAGATGGATAGACGGAGAATCTTGACGCAGAAGTCTTTGCGGAAGATCTAA